The region acaatatCGCTACAGTGTCTAAtgtcaccgccaccgctgtttttacactaaccgcaggtaaacgcatcgcccatccaaactcacccataATCGATTTAACGTCGGTTTCACAGCCAATATTTTAAAGgaaagaaaagtgaaaagaaaaaaaaattccatccagTAACTCATACTCCCTACATAAAAGAACACATCACCCCACCACCACTTTCTTTCCATCCAAACAAAACCAGTTGATTCTAGAGAAAATTCAACAGTGATTCCCTCTCATTTTCCTATATAAAACCCTTCATTTCAACCCCAAAATTTTACACCAACAATCAAACCCCATAAAACATATACATCCATGGCTAGAAACTACAACTATTCATCATATTCATTCATAGATCACTTATCTCCTCCACCTCTCCACTTATGTTTCTTCATCATAATCCTCTTCTTCATACTGGGTTTATCATGGTACATCAATTACGAATCCAAGCTCGAAGATCTCACCATTCAGCTCAAGCTTTTCCTCTTGTTAGTCCCTGTGGTGTTGCTGCTTTTGGTTCACTGTTTATCGGCGGAGAGTCTTGATTTCGTTGTACCGTTTCCCGATCAAGATTCGCTTCACAGAGCCGGTGGGTCGCCGTGGGGGGTGGCGCTTGTGTTGGTGGTGGTTATTTATATGATCTCTTATCAATCTTATTTTCATGAGCGTTGGTTTCCATTTGGTATTAAATGATGTGATCAGTTTGCctttttattcatatatatatatatataaattagtcgtaaattgatttttttctcttaaattttatctatttttacggTTAAAAACCGATATCactaacaaaattataaaaaaaaaaatacggtaggaattaaaataatacattaaaaattttattaatttgtacTTATTTATCGCATTACCAAAACACTATgctaaaaacaaaggaaaaaaatctTATCAATTGCTTGTTCTTCATTTGGGTAAAGAAGtaatgaaaaattttaagttttgttcgacaaagaagataaaattaattaatttaattaattgtaataattttttttatttttacttttaacatAGCATGGAAgatttaagattatataataaaaaaattgagttttgtAGACAATTATTAAAGATAAGCTATTtgagtttatattaattttgaaacacaaaattgttataataaacgttgataatggcggTAGAACGatcacaaatcaataaaaaaagaaaataaaaacatataaattttacgtggaaaaccctttTGAGAAAAGACCAGGTGCAGATTAGAGTAGTTTCAACTATATCTATTTAAGGGTTAAAACCCCTCGACCCTTCCTCATAGATCTCCTTATTTTGCCActatttatttcttcaataagTGACGAGATTCGGGTCACACAATCTCTaacaaaaatacaattttaaattctataagaagataaaattaattaattttaatattgtagTAACAATTCAATtgacatttaaattttaatactaaacaaaaaaaacaaaactttcgATAAGAGAATAAATAAGtacttaatttgaaaaaaaaattaatgcttTATTTTAGTTTCActttaacctttatttttttaatccaaagtaatacttaaaaaataataatttttggtgaccaaaataaaacTGATTTAGAAGTTGTGGCGTGTACAATCAACCGCCATTAGAAATTTAACGCTTAgatgattaaaatgaaaacaccttaaaattAAGTGACGAAATTGcaagattttattttgattatccaAAATGAAATCACTCAAAAATTAGGTTACGAcactatttttttgttaaattatatgtaaatgacgtgatattttattaaactaaaaacaattaataaattttaaaaaaattcatataaatttaaattatgtttttctaaataattaaaattatttctacAGTGCTACAACAATAATAAATGTGGTTTTTTTATTTGTGGAAATATTTTAGATatatttgtttaaattgttttgaacaaGTTCGgattatatttgttcttttttatacaatgtctAAAGCTACCCATAACCCCtcttcaacccataaataagaggataatgcgcttcaacgcagTCGAATCTATGTCCTCTTGCATTGGaaacaataataattttcatatgatttgataaaaaatagtCACATATATAATGGTGAAATTGAACCAAAACAAAATTCGTGTATGATATTGCCTATTGAATCAAagttcataatttttatttttcctattttttatttttcttatatgtaaAAGTGTCGGACAAGATCCACAAATGATGGGATGTAAACGTAAAATAatcttataaaatattttgattggaGACCCAATATTATCGAATTCAAAAGGGATAAAATAccatttagtccttgaacttggtAATTTTTCTTACCGTggtctttaaaaatattttggttcACATTAGTCTTgaaatttagaagaattttttaatttagtccctaaatgtGGATTCCATTAAAGTATGACAACGTGACATTCTAAGTTGCACCATGTCATCcgaaaatgttttattattttttaaaatttgaagtgtTCTTTATATTCTTTAGAttgcacatatatattttttaaaattttacatgccATAATCTTAGAATACCATATCATCACACTTTAATGGAATCCAAGTTTAgtgatcaaattgaaaaaaattgtcaaattccGAGACCAATGTGAACAAATAAGGACCAAGTTGGAAAATATACCAAATTCAAGCACTAAAAGTTGCTTTATCCCTACTCAAAAAGCattcaaaacggcaccgttttaagTAGCCGAAACCGGATACAATAAAAGGGCCTGATTATTGAATCAAAGGactttaaagaaaaaagaaacacaGAGATTCAAATGAAAGGCACCGTGATTCAAATGAAAAGCAGCAACAAAATCCAAAGCCAAACGCAGTTAAAGAGCGAAAAGCCATTAAAGCCACCGTTTAGACCTGCAAAAGACGATACCAAGCCTCTTCTTCAAGACCCGGTAACCCTTTTTTcttataatcaattttttttttctaatgggTTTTCTGTTTTCGGTTGAAGATATTTTGGGTTTAATTGTTTTACAGATACTGAGATCAGACCCCAATGAAACAGAGGAAGCTGTGCTGCGTTTGCCTCCTTTTCCTTCACTCAATTGAAAATTGATTTCCATGGATTTTGGCATTGTATTGTAAGACTTAAAATTGCTTTAATTGCTGTTAATTTGTGGTGTTTGTTTGTTTAATTGTGTTCGTAGATGAATGGGTTTTCGTGTTTCGATTCATTGGTGGAAACAACAAGTTGCAAGTTTAATCTTTAAATCCCATTCATTAGAAATTACAAAGTCTCGAGagtttttgacaaaaaaaaaagcctACTATAAGATTATCTTGATGGGTTGTTTTCTCATTGTTCTTTGCGTGTCTATTGTGTTTCCATTGGTTTCGTAGTTGTAAATTTGTTTATAGGTTCAGGGGTTTCTTACCATTGAAGATTCAAGAGCACTAGAAGCTCTCACGCTTGGGTctgcccatatatatatataagggtgcgtttggttcgctgtattggattagaggtgtaatagcaaatcaactgtttggttgaatctaatggaatagaggcgtaatagtaattttgtgtttggttgaatggaatagaggtataatagcataatgaaaaaaactaaaatgactagaatacctttagcataaatttgttttgataaatgattattgttattgttatttaaattttaataagattattattatcaataataaataatttaatcatatttaaacataagtattattaaatatattttaattaaaatatataatttaataaaattcttaataattagcagaaatttgttttggtaaattattattgtcattgttatttaaattttaataagattattaatatcaacaataaataatttaaaagataatttaacataattattattaaatataatttaataaaaatatataatttaataaaatttttaatattaaatattcttatatgaatttaataaaattataatatataatactataaaatataatttaaaataattattattaaatataatttaatagaaatatataatttaataaaattcttaatatttaaatattcttaaatgaatttactaaaatcataatatataatactataaaatataatttaaaataattattattaaatataatttaataaaaatatataatttaataaaattcttaatattaaatattcttaaataaatttactaaaatcataatatacaatactataaaatataatttaaaataattattattaaaaatataatttagtaaaaatatttaatttaataaaattctttaatattaaatattcttagaatttactaaaatcataatatataatactataaaatataatttaaattaattatttttaaatataatttaataaaaatatataatttaatcaaaacatTATATTCCAATATAAATATCTTAGTCAAAATATGACTAATTTTCCGAAGCATGGGAAGAGGATTTAtctagtaattttaaaatttatctcaaaaatgcttaaattaataaattgcaaaaagaaaaaagaaaaaatcgagAGGTATTTGGGTCAGACTCAAGTTATTTCCAAAATGTGTTCGGATGCTTaaattaatgaatgaaaaatCACATAAGTGATAAAGTGGCAAAACATTTGCATATTATACAGCTTTAAAGAAAGAATACACAACAAATGATGTTTGCATTCTAAAATATGGTAAAAAATATATTGCTTTAACGAAAATACAACAAAACAGATCCCAATACCATGCCCCATGGATCTAAATTTACCCACTCTTACTTCGACCAAGCGACCGTAACGATTTCAGCTTGTGCACTCCTATATAATTCCAGTCTCTTCGCAAGAGCGGATCGGCATTCCATGATTGCTGGATCATCATTCAGTAATGCCGATAATCGTTTTTGCTACAAAAGAAATTTCCCAGAAATCATTCACTGATCATCTGTTTCACCAAAATAAGTAATAGACGGTAAGTTGGTTAAGAGAGGACATTTCTCACCTTCAGTTTACCCAATTCCGTGTAGAAAAGGTCAAGCAGGCTTCTTTTAGCTTCACGGACTTGACAATAAACAATGGACTTTGGAATCGAGTGGCGCAAAGTAGCGCAGACCATATATACGTAAGACAAAACTGTACTTCCTGCTCATACATTGTTAGGATTTGCAGCAACAATGTTCAGCTGTCATTCTTGCACAAACTATAAAAAATGTACACTGCAAAGTTATTGGAAACAGAGGAAGTGGCAATTTGCAGCAACAATCTACAATACACTTTTCCTAGGATTTTCGAAGAAAGTCACATAAAATACGCGTTATCCTAAAATATTGTTGGCAGTAACATCGTTGTAAAtcttatttaagtaaattttactAGAAGGAGCACACAATAAAGATCAAATGCATTTTACCTTCTCAATGTAAGAGCGAACCATGGTCTCAATATCTTGCACAATGCTCTCGGGCTGACCCTCTA is a window of Gossypium hirsutum isolate 1008001.06 chromosome D08, Gossypium_hirsutum_v2.1, whole genome shotgun sequence DNA encoding:
- the LOC121202856 gene encoding uncharacterized protein; translation: MKGTVIQMKSSNKIQSQTQLKSEKPLKPPFRPAKDDTKPLLQDPILRSDPNETEEAVLRLPPFPSLN